In the genome of Pan troglodytes isolate AG18354 chromosome 15, NHGRI_mPanTro3-v2.0_pri, whole genome shotgun sequence, one region contains:
- the ZC2HC1C gene encoding zinc finger C2HC domain-containing protein 1C isoform X4: MAGLQRLASRLPVGVMLPHNTTEAPGPHSAKQDSYEQGDSSQQSLKGHLRNNFQKQLLSNKELTLDKVYTHPKWNTQTKARSYSYPHCTGISQQDPESDSQGQGNGLFYSSGPQSWYPKANNQDFIPFTKKRVGVDRAYPLKPMVYRKSCSTGEAGTDGDHNVYPRPPEPREFSSRNFAVRNQGNFSVVGTVLAATQAEKAVANFDRTEWVQIRRLEAAGESLEEEIRRKQILLRGKLKKTEEELRRIQTQKEQAKENENGELQKIILPRSRVKVLCLWKLSGCTFLSFL, encoded by the exons ATGGCTGGTCTCCAGCGGTTGGCGTCACGTCTGCCTGTGGGCGTTATGCTCCCACATAATACAACGGAAGCTCCAGGGCCCCACTCAGCCAAGCAAGACTCTTACGAACAAGGTGACTCTTCCCAGCAGTCCTTGAAGGGGCACCTGAGGAACAATTTCCAGAAGCAGCTTTTGAGCAACAAAGAGTTGACTCTGGATAAAGTCTATACTCACCCCAAATGGAACACCCAAACAAAAGCCCGGAGCTACTCCTATCCCCACTGTACTGGAATCAGCCAGCAAGATCCAGAAAGTGATTCCCAGGGCCAAGGAAATGGTTTGTTTTACTCGTCAGGCCCTCAATCCTGGTATCCCAAAGCCAATAACCAGGACTTTATCCCCTTTACGAAGAAACGAGTTGGAGTGGACCGGGCGTACCCATTGAAACCCATGGTCTACAGGAAGTCGTGCAGTACAGGTGAGGCTGGCACTGATGGGGACCATAATGTCTACCCAAGGCCCCCTGAGCCGAGAGAGTTTTCATCTAGGAACTTTGCTGTGAGGAACCAGGGCAACTTTTCTGTGGTTGGTACTGTTCTTGCTGCCACGCAGGCGGAGAAGGCCGTGGCAAACTTTGACAGAACGGAGTGGGTGCAGATCCGAAGACTAGAAGCTGCAGGGGAGAGCTTAGAGGAGGAAATCCGAAGAAAGCAGATTCTCCTGAGGGGAAAGCTGAAGAAGACAGAGGAGGAACTCAGAAGGATCCAGACGCAAAAGGAACAGGCCAAGGAAAATGAAAACGGAGAGCTACAGAAAATTATACTCCCCAGGAGCAGAGTTAAAG TGCTGTGCCTTTGGAAGCTGAGTGGTTGTACCTTCCTGTCATTCCTCTAG
- the ACYP1 gene encoding acylphosphatase-1 isoform X3, whose amino-acid sequence MAEGNTLISVDYEIFGKVQGVFFRKHTQAEGKKLGLVGWVQNTDRGTVQGQLQGPISKVRHMQEWLETRGSPKSHIDKANFNNEKVILKLDYSDFQIVK is encoded by the exons ATGGCAGAAGGAAACACCCTGATATCAGTGGATTATGAAATTTTTGGGAAGGTGCAAGGGGTGTTTTTCCGTAAGCATACTCAG GCTGAGGGTAAAAAGCTGGGATTGGTAGGCTGGGTCCAGAACACTGACCGGGGCACAGTGCAAGGACAATTGCAAGGTCCCATCTCCAAGGTGCGTCATATGCAGGAATGGCTTGAAACAAGAGGAAGTCCTAAATCACACATCGACAAAGCAAACTTCAACAATGAAAAAGTCATCTTGAAGTTGGATTACTCAGACTTCCAAATTGTAAAATAA
- the ZC2HC1C gene encoding zinc finger C2HC domain-containing protein 1C isoform X2, with the protein MAGLQRLASRLPVGVMLPHNTTEAPGPHSAKQDSYEQGDSSQQSLKGHLRNNFQKQLLSNKELTLDKVYTHPKWNTQTKARSYSYPHCTGISQQDPESDSQGQGNGLFYSSGPQSWYPKANNQDFIPFTKKRVGVDRAYPLKPMVYRKSCSTGEAGTDGDHNVYPRPPEPREFSSRNFAVRNQGNFSVVGTVLAATQAEKAVANFDRTEWVQIRRLEAAGESLEEEIRRKQILLRGKLKKTEEELRRIQTQKEQAKENENGELQKIILPRSRVKGNKSNTMYKPIFSPEFEFEEEFSRDRREDETWGRSQQNSSPFQFSDYRIQRLKRERLVASNNKIRDPVSEPSVEKFSPPSETPVGALQGSARNSSLSMAPDSSGSSGSIEEPQLGECSHCGRRFLSFRLERHSNICSRTRGSKRKVFDSSRARAKGTELEQYLNWKGPASAKCCAFGS; encoded by the exons ATGGCTGGTCTCCAGCGGTTGGCGTCACGTCTGCCTGTGGGCGTTATGCTCCCACATAATACAACGGAAGCTCCAGGGCCCCACTCAGCCAAGCAAGACTCTTACGAACAAGGTGACTCTTCCCAGCAGTCCTTGAAGGGGCACCTGAGGAACAATTTCCAGAAGCAGCTTTTGAGCAACAAAGAGTTGACTCTGGATAAAGTCTATACTCACCCCAAATGGAACACCCAAACAAAAGCCCGGAGCTACTCCTATCCCCACTGTACTGGAATCAGCCAGCAAGATCCAGAAAGTGATTCCCAGGGCCAAGGAAATGGTTTGTTTTACTCGTCAGGCCCTCAATCCTGGTATCCCAAAGCCAATAACCAGGACTTTATCCCCTTTACGAAGAAACGAGTTGGAGTGGACCGGGCGTACCCATTGAAACCCATGGTCTACAGGAAGTCGTGCAGTACAGGTGAGGCTGGCACTGATGGGGACCATAATGTCTACCCAAGGCCCCCTGAGCCGAGAGAGTTTTCATCTAGGAACTTTGCTGTGAGGAACCAGGGCAACTTTTCTGTGGTTGGTACTGTTCTTGCTGCCACGCAGGCGGAGAAGGCCGTGGCAAACTTTGACAGAACGGAGTGGGTGCAGATCCGAAGACTAGAAGCTGCAGGGGAGAGCTTAGAGGAGGAAATCCGAAGAAAGCAGATTCTCCTGAGGGGAAAGCTGAAGAAGACAGAGGAGGAACTCAGAAGGATCCAGACGCAAAAGGAACAGGCCAAGGAAAATGAAAACGGAGAGCTACAGAAAATTATACTCCCCAGGAGCAGAGTTAAAGGTAATAAAAGCAACACCATGTACAAACCTATCTTCTCCCCAGAATTTGAGTTTGAGGAagaatttagtagagacaggagagAGGATGAAACTTGGGGACGGTCTCAACAAAATTCAAGTCCATTCCAGTTCTCTGATTATAGAATCCAGAGGCTCAAAAGGGAAAGGCTGGTAGCAAGCAATAATAAAATTCGAGACCCAGTCTCAGAGCCATCGGTGGAGAAATTCTCCCCGCCTTCAGAAACACCAGTCGGTGCTTTGCAGGGATCCGCCAGAAATTCCAGCCTGTCCATGGCACCAGACTCCTCAGGTTCCAGCGGCTCCATTGAAGAGCCACAGCTGGGTGAGTGCAGCCACTGTGGGCGCAGATTCCTCTCGTTCAGGCTGGAGAGACACTCCAACATCTGCAGCAGGACGCGGGGTTCCAAGAGGAAAGTGTTTGACTCCTCCAGGGCCCGGGCTAAGGGCACAGAACTAGAGCAGTACTTGAACTGGAAGGGGCCAGCTTCAGCCAAG TGCTGTGCCTTTGGAAGCTGA
- the ZC2HC1C gene encoding zinc finger C2HC domain-containing protein 1C isoform X3: MAGLQRLASRLPVGVMLPHNTTEAPGPHSAKQDSYEQGDSSQQSLKGHLRNNFQKQLLSNKELTLDKVYTHPKWNTQTKARSYSYPHCTGISQQDPESDSQGQGNGLFYSSGPQSWYPKANNQDFIPFTKKRVGVDRAYPLKPMVYRKSCSTGEAGTDGDHNVYPRPPEPREFSSRNFAVRNQGNFSVVGTVLAATQAEKAVANFDRTEWVQIRRLEAAGESLEEEIRRKQILLRGKLKKTEEELRRIQTQKEQAKENENGELQKIILPRSRVKGNKSNTMYKPIFSPEFEFEEEFSRDRREDETWGRSQQNSSPFQFSDYRIQRLKRERLVASNNKIRDPVSEPSVEKFSPPSETPVGALQGSARNSSLSMAPDSSGSSGSIEEPQLG, translated from the exons ATGGCTGGTCTCCAGCGGTTGGCGTCACGTCTGCCTGTGGGCGTTATGCTCCCACATAATACAACGGAAGCTCCAGGGCCCCACTCAGCCAAGCAAGACTCTTACGAACAAGGTGACTCTTCCCAGCAGTCCTTGAAGGGGCACCTGAGGAACAATTTCCAGAAGCAGCTTTTGAGCAACAAAGAGTTGACTCTGGATAAAGTCTATACTCACCCCAAATGGAACACCCAAACAAAAGCCCGGAGCTACTCCTATCCCCACTGTACTGGAATCAGCCAGCAAGATCCAGAAAGTGATTCCCAGGGCCAAGGAAATGGTTTGTTTTACTCGTCAGGCCCTCAATCCTGGTATCCCAAAGCCAATAACCAGGACTTTATCCCCTTTACGAAGAAACGAGTTGGAGTGGACCGGGCGTACCCATTGAAACCCATGGTCTACAGGAAGTCGTGCAGTACAGGTGAGGCTGGCACTGATGGGGACCATAATGTCTACCCAAGGCCCCCTGAGCCGAGAGAGTTTTCATCTAGGAACTTTGCTGTGAGGAACCAGGGCAACTTTTCTGTGGTTGGTACTGTTCTTGCTGCCACGCAGGCGGAGAAGGCCGTGGCAAACTTTGACAGAACGGAGTGGGTGCAGATCCGAAGACTAGAAGCTGCAGGGGAGAGCTTAGAGGAGGAAATCCGAAGAAAGCAGATTCTCCTGAGGGGAAAGCTGAAGAAGACAGAGGAGGAACTCAGAAGGATCCAGACGCAAAAGGAACAGGCCAAGGAAAATGAAAACGGAGAGCTACAGAAAATTATACTCCCCAGGAGCAGAGTTAAAGGTAATAAAAGCAACACCATGTACAAACCTATCTTCTCCCCAGAATTTGAGTTTGAGGAagaatttagtagagacaggagagAGGATGAAACTTGGGGACGGTCTCAACAAAATTCAAGTCCATTCCAGTTCTCTGATTATAGAATCCAGAGGCTCAAAAGGGAAAGGCTGGTAGCAAGCAATAATAAAATTCGAGACCCAGTCTCAGAGCCATCGGTGGAGAAATTCTCCCCGCCTTCAGAAACACCAGTCGGTGCTTTGCAGGGATCCGCCAGAAATTCCAGCCTGTCCATGGCACCAGACTCCTCAGGTTCCAGCGGCTCCATTGAAGAGCCACAGCTGG GCTGA
- the ACYP1 gene encoding acylphosphatase-1 isoform X1, with protein sequence MPASARLAGAGLLLAFLRALGCAGRAPGLNMAEGNTLISVDYEIFGKVQGVFFRKHTQAEGKKLGLVGWVQNTDRGTVQGQLQGPISKVRHMQEWLETRGSPKSHIDKANFNNEKVILKLDYSDFQIVK encoded by the exons ATGCCGGCGTCCGCCCGCCTGGCGGGAGCGGGGCTGCTGCTGGCCTTTCTCCGCGCGCTCGGCTGCGCTGGGCGGGCCCCAG GTTTGAACATGGCAGAAGGAAACACCCTGATATCAGTGGATTATGAAATTTTTGGGAAGGTGCAAGGGGTGTTTTTCCGTAAGCATACTCAG GCTGAGGGTAAAAAGCTGGGATTGGTAGGCTGGGTCCAGAACACTGACCGGGGCACAGTGCAAGGACAATTGCAAGGTCCCATCTCCAAGGTGCGTCATATGCAGGAATGGCTTGAAACAAGAGGAAGTCCTAAATCACACATCGACAAAGCAAACTTCAACAATGAAAAAGTCATCTTGAAGTTGGATTACTCAGACTTCCAAATTGTAAAATAA
- the ZC2HC1C gene encoding zinc finger C2HC domain-containing protein 1C isoform X1 gives MAGLQRLASRLPVGVMLPHNTTEAPGPHSAKQDSYEQGDSSQQSLKGHLRNNFQKQLLSNKELTLDKVYTHPKWNTQTKARSYSYPHCTGISQQDPESDSQGQGNGLFYSSGPQSWYPKANNQDFIPFTKKRVGVDRAYPLKPMVYRKSCSTGEAGTDGDHNVYPRPPEPREFSSRNFAVRNQGNFSVVGTVLAATQAEKAVANFDRTEWVQIRRLEAAGESLEEEIRRKQILLRGKLKKTEEELRRIQTQKEQAKENENGELQKIILPRSRVKGNKSNTMYKPIFSPEFEFEEEFSRDRREDETWGRSQQNSSPFQFSDYRIQRLKRERLVASNNKIRDPVSEPSVEKFSPPSETPVGALQGSARNSSLSMAPDSSGSSGSIEEPQLGECSHCGRRFLSFRLERHSNICSRTRGSKRKVFDSSRARAKGTELEQYLNWKGPASAKAEPPQKSNWR, from the exons ATGGCTGGTCTCCAGCGGTTGGCGTCACGTCTGCCTGTGGGCGTTATGCTCCCACATAATACAACGGAAGCTCCAGGGCCCCACTCAGCCAAGCAAGACTCTTACGAACAAGGTGACTCTTCCCAGCAGTCCTTGAAGGGGCACCTGAGGAACAATTTCCAGAAGCAGCTTTTGAGCAACAAAGAGTTGACTCTGGATAAAGTCTATACTCACCCCAAATGGAACACCCAAACAAAAGCCCGGAGCTACTCCTATCCCCACTGTACTGGAATCAGCCAGCAAGATCCAGAAAGTGATTCCCAGGGCCAAGGAAATGGTTTGTTTTACTCGTCAGGCCCTCAATCCTGGTATCCCAAAGCCAATAACCAGGACTTTATCCCCTTTACGAAGAAACGAGTTGGAGTGGACCGGGCGTACCCATTGAAACCCATGGTCTACAGGAAGTCGTGCAGTACAGGTGAGGCTGGCACTGATGGGGACCATAATGTCTACCCAAGGCCCCCTGAGCCGAGAGAGTTTTCATCTAGGAACTTTGCTGTGAGGAACCAGGGCAACTTTTCTGTGGTTGGTACTGTTCTTGCTGCCACGCAGGCGGAGAAGGCCGTGGCAAACTTTGACAGAACGGAGTGGGTGCAGATCCGAAGACTAGAAGCTGCAGGGGAGAGCTTAGAGGAGGAAATCCGAAGAAAGCAGATTCTCCTGAGGGGAAAGCTGAAGAAGACAGAGGAGGAACTCAGAAGGATCCAGACGCAAAAGGAACAGGCCAAGGAAAATGAAAACGGAGAGCTACAGAAAATTATACTCCCCAGGAGCAGAGTTAAAGGTAATAAAAGCAACACCATGTACAAACCTATCTTCTCCCCAGAATTTGAGTTTGAGGAagaatttagtagagacaggagagAGGATGAAACTTGGGGACGGTCTCAACAAAATTCAAGTCCATTCCAGTTCTCTGATTATAGAATCCAGAGGCTCAAAAGGGAAAGGCTGGTAGCAAGCAATAATAAAATTCGAGACCCAGTCTCAGAGCCATCGGTGGAGAAATTCTCCCCGCCTTCAGAAACACCAGTCGGTGCTTTGCAGGGATCCGCCAGAAATTCCAGCCTGTCCATGGCACCAGACTCCTCAGGTTCCAGCGGCTCCATTGAAGAGCCACAGCTGGGTGAGTGCAGCCACTGTGGGCGCAGATTCCTCTCGTTCAGGCTGGAGAGACACTCCAACATCTGCAGCAGGACGCGGGGTTCCAAGAGGAAAGTGTTTGACTCCTCCAGGGCCCGGGCTAAGGGCACAGAACTAGAGCAGTACTTGAACTGGAAGGGGCCAGCTTCAGCCAAG GCTGAACCTCCTCAGAAGAGCAACTGGAGATAG
- the ZC2HC1C gene encoding zinc finger C2HC domain-containing protein 1C isoform X5 → MAGLQRLASRLPVGVMLPHNTTEAPGPHSAKQDSYEQGDSSQQSLKGHLRNNFQKQLLSNKELTLDKVYTHPKWNTQTKARSYSYPHCTGISQQDPESDSQGQGNGLFYSSGPQSWYPKANNQDFIPFTKKRVGVDRAYPLKPMVYRKSCSTGEAGTDGDHNVYPRPPEPREFSSRNFAVRNQGNFSVVGTVLAATQAEKAVANFDRTEWVQIRRLEAAGESLEEEIRRKQILLRGKLKKTEEELRRIQTQKEQAKENENGELQKIILPRSRVKG, encoded by the exons ATGGCTGGTCTCCAGCGGTTGGCGTCACGTCTGCCTGTGGGCGTTATGCTCCCACATAATACAACGGAAGCTCCAGGGCCCCACTCAGCCAAGCAAGACTCTTACGAACAAGGTGACTCTTCCCAGCAGTCCTTGAAGGGGCACCTGAGGAACAATTTCCAGAAGCAGCTTTTGAGCAACAAAGAGTTGACTCTGGATAAAGTCTATACTCACCCCAAATGGAACACCCAAACAAAAGCCCGGAGCTACTCCTATCCCCACTGTACTGGAATCAGCCAGCAAGATCCAGAAAGTGATTCCCAGGGCCAAGGAAATGGTTTGTTTTACTCGTCAGGCCCTCAATCCTGGTATCCCAAAGCCAATAACCAGGACTTTATCCCCTTTACGAAGAAACGAGTTGGAGTGGACCGGGCGTACCCATTGAAACCCATGGTCTACAGGAAGTCGTGCAGTACAGGTGAGGCTGGCACTGATGGGGACCATAATGTCTACCCAAGGCCCCCTGAGCCGAGAGAGTTTTCATCTAGGAACTTTGCTGTGAGGAACCAGGGCAACTTTTCTGTGGTTGGTACTGTTCTTGCTGCCACGCAGGCGGAGAAGGCCGTGGCAAACTTTGACAGAACGGAGTGGGTGCAGATCCGAAGACTAGAAGCTGCAGGGGAGAGCTTAGAGGAGGAAATCCGAAGAAAGCAGATTCTCCTGAGGGGAAAGCTGAAGAAGACAGAGGAGGAACTCAGAAGGATCCAGACGCAAAAGGAACAGGCCAAGGAAAATGAAAACGGAGAGCTACAGAAAATTATACTCCCCAGGAGCAGAGTTAAAG GCTGA
- the ACYP1 gene encoding acylphosphatase-1 isoform X2, translating into MILAAGGEDKEGLNMAEGNTLISVDYEIFGKVQGVFFRKHTQAEGKKLGLVGWVQNTDRGTVQGQLQGPISKVRHMQEWLETRGSPKSHIDKANFNNEKVILKLDYSDFQIVK; encoded by the exons ATGATTCTGGCAGCCGGTGGGGAAGACAAGGAGG GTTTGAACATGGCAGAAGGAAACACCCTGATATCAGTGGATTATGAAATTTTTGGGAAGGTGCAAGGGGTGTTTTTCCGTAAGCATACTCAG GCTGAGGGTAAAAAGCTGGGATTGGTAGGCTGGGTCCAGAACACTGACCGGGGCACAGTGCAAGGACAATTGCAAGGTCCCATCTCCAAGGTGCGTCATATGCAGGAATGGCTTGAAACAAGAGGAAGTCCTAAATCACACATCGACAAAGCAAACTTCAACAATGAAAAAGTCATCTTGAAGTTGGATTACTCAGACTTCCAAATTGTAAAATAA
- the MLH3 gene encoding DNA mismatch repair protein Mlh3 isoform X16 — protein MIKCLSVEVQAKLRSGLAISSLGQCVEELALNSIDAEAKCVAVRVNMETFQVQVIDNGFGMGSDDVEKVGNRYFTSKCHSVQDLENPRFYGFRGEALANIADMASAVEISSKKNRTMKTFVKLFQSGKALKACEADVTRASAGTTVTVYNLFYQLPVRRKCMDPRLEFEKVRQRIEALSLMHPSISFSLRNDVSGSMVLQLPKTKDVCSRFCQIYGLGKSQKLREISFKYKEFELSGYISSEAHYNKNMQFLFVNKRLVLRTKLHKLIDFLLRKESIICKPKNGPTSRQMNSSLRHRSTPELYGIYVINVQCQFCEYDVCMEPAKTLIEFQNWDTLLFCIQEGVKMFLKQEKLFVELSGEDIKEFSEDNGFSLFDATLQKRMTSDERSNFQEACNNILDSYEMFNLQSKAVKRKTTAENVNTQNSRDSEGTRKNTNDAFLYIYESGGPGHSKMTEPSLQKKDSSCSESKMLEQETIVASEAGENEKHKKSCLEHSSLENPCGTSLEMFLSPFQTPCHFEESGEDLEIWKESTTVNGMAANILKNNSIQNQPKRFKDATEVGCQPLPFATTLWGVHSAQTEKEKKKESSNCGRRNVFSYGRVKLCSTGFITHVVQNEKTKSTETEHSFKNYVRPGPTRAQETFGNRTRHSVEIPDIKDLASTLSKESGQLPNKKNCRTNISYGLEDEPTATYTMFSAFQEGSKKSDCILSDTSPSFPWYRHVSNDSRKTDKLIGFSKPIVRKKLSLSSQLGSLEKFKRQYGKVENPLDTEVEESNGVTTNLSLQVEPDILLKDKNRLENSDVCKITTMEHSDADSSCQPASHTLDSEKFPFSKDEDCLEQQMPSLRESPMTLKELSLFNRKPLDLEKSSESLASKLSRLKGSERETQTMGMMSRFNELPNSDSSRKDSKLCSVLTQDYCMLFNNKHEKTENGVIPTSDSATQDNSFNKNSKTHSNSNTTENCVVSETPLVLPYNNSKVTGKDSDVLIRASEQQIGSLDSPSGMLMNPVEDATGDQNGICFQSEESKARACSETEESNTCCSDWQRHFDVALGRMVYVNKMTGLSTFIAPTEDIQAACTKDLTTVAVDVVLENGSQYRCQPFRSDLVLPFLPRARAERTVMRQDNRDTVDDTVSSESLQSLFSEWDNPVFARYPEVAVDVSSGQAESLAVKIHNILYPYRFTKGMIHSMQVLQQVDNKFIACLMSTKTEENGEAGGNLLVLVDQHAAHERIRLEQLIIETGRSCSRKGKPSGAIRLCGQPTYVPGNPHYSPLSSKQHLLTTGTLPCSSEYSYEKQQAQGSGRKKLLSSTLIPPLEITVTEEQRRLLWLSL, from the exons ATGATCAAGTGCTTGTCAGTTGAAGTACAAGCCAAATTGCGTTCCGGTTTGGCCATAAGCTCCTTGGGCCAATGTGTTGAGGAACTTGCCCTCAACAGTATTGATGCTGAAGCAAAATGTGTGGCTGTCAGGGTGAATATGGAaaccttccaagttcaagtgataGACAATGGATTTGGGATGGGGAGTGATGATGTAGAGAAAGTGGGAAATCGTTATTTCACCAGTAAATGCCACTCGGTACAGGACTTGGAGAATCCAAGGTTTTATGGTTTCCGAGGAGAGGCCTTGGCAAATATTGCTGACATGGCCAGTGCTGTGGAAATTTCGTCCAAGAAAAACAGGACAATGAAAACTTTTGTGAAACTGTTTCAGAGTGGAAAAGCCCTGAAAGCTTGTGAAGCTGATGTGACTAGAGCAAGCGCTGGGACTACTGTAACAGTGTATAACCTATTTTACCAGCTTCCTGTAAGGAGGAAATGCATGGACCCTAGACTGGAGTTTGAGAAGGTTAGGCAGAGGATAGAAGCTCTCTCACTCATGCacccttccatttctttctctttgagaaATGATGTTTCTGGTTCCATGGTTCTTCAGCTCCCTAAAACCAAAGACGTATGTTCCCGATTTTGTCAAATTTATGGATTGGGAAAGTCCCAAAAGCTAagagaaataagttttaaatataaagagtTTGAGCTTAGTGGCTATATCAGCTCTGAAGCACATTACAACAAGAATATGCAGTTTTTGTTTGTGAACAAAAGACTAGTTTTAAGGACAAAGCTACATAAACTCATTGACTTTTTATTAAGGAAAGAAAGTATTATATGCAAGCCAAAGAATGGTCCCACCAGTAGGCAAATGAATTCAAGTCTTCGGCACCGGTCTACCCCAGAACTCTATGGCATATATGTAATTAATGTGCAGTGCCAATTCTGTGAGTATGATGTGTGCATGGAGCCAGCCAAAACTCTGATTGAATTTCAGAACTGGGACACTCTCTTGTTTTGCATTCAGGAAGgagtgaaaatgtttttaaagcaagaaaaattatttgtggaATTATCAGGTGAGGATATTAAGGAATTTAGTGAAGATAATGGTTTTAGTTTATTTGATGCTACTCTTCAGAAGCGCATGACTTCCGATGAGAGGAGCAATTTCCAGGAAGCatgtaataatattttagatTCCTATGAGATGTTTAATTTGCAGTCAAAAGCTGTGAAAAGAAAAACTACTGCAGAAAACGTAAACACACAGAATTCTAGGGATTCAGAAGGTACccgaaaaaatacaaatgatgcatttttgtacatttatgaATCAGGTGGTCCAGGCCATAGCAAAATGACAGAGCcatctttacaaaagaaagacagCTCTTGCTCAGAATCAAAGATGTTAGAACAAGAGACAATTGTAGCATCAGAAGCTGGAGAAAATGAGAAACATAAAAAATCTTGCCTGGAACATAGCTCTTTAGAAAATCCGTGTGGAACCagtttagaaatgtttttaagcCCTTTTCAGACACCATGTCACTTTGAGGAGAGTGGGGAGGATctagaaatatggaaagaaagtaCTACTGTTAATGGCATGGCTGCCAACATCTTGAAAAATAATAGCATTCAGAATCAACCAAAGAGATTTAAAGATGCTACTGAAGTGGGATGCCAGCCTCTGCCTTTTGCAACAACATTATGGGGAGTACATAGTGctcagacagagaaagagaaaaaaaaagaatctagcaATTGTGGAAGAAGAAATGTTTTTAGTTATGGGCGAGTTAAATTATGTTCCACTGGCTTTATAACTCATGtagtacaaaatgaaaaaactaaaTCAACTGAAACagaacattcatttaaaaattatgttagaCCTGGTCCCACACGTGCCCAAGAAACATTTGGAAATAGAACACGTCATTCAGTTGAAATTCCAGACATCAAAGATTTAGCCAGCACTTTAAGTAAAGAATCTGGTCAATTGCCcaacaaaaaaaattgcagaacGAATATAAGTTATGGGCTAGAGGATGAACCTACAGCAACTTATACAATGTTTTCTGCTTTTCAGGAAGGTAGCAAAAAATCAGATTGCATATTATCTGATACGTCCCCCTCTTTCCCCTGGTATAGACACGTTTCCAATGATAGTAGGAAAACAGATAAATTAATTGGTTTCTCCAAACCAATCGTCCGTAAGAAGCTAAGCTTGAGTTCACAGCTAGGATCTTTAGAGAAGTTTAAGAGGCAATATGGGAAGGTTGAAAATCCTCTGGATACAGAAGTAGAGGAAAGTAATGGAGTCACTACCAATCTCAGTCTTCAAGTTGAACCTGACATTCTGCTGAAGGACAAGAACCGCTTAGAGAACTCTGATGTTTGTAAAATCACTACTATGGAGCATAGTGATGCAGATAGTAGTTGTCAACCAGCAAGCCACACCCTTGACTCAGAGAAGTTTCCATTCTCCAAGGATGAAGATTGTTTAGAACAACAGATGCCTAGTTTGAGAGAAAGTCCTATGACCCTGAAGGAGTTATCTCTCTTTAATAGAAAACCTTTGGACCTTGAGAAGTCATCTGAATCACTAGCCTCTAAATTATCCAGACTGAAGGGTTCCGAAAGAGAAACTCAAACAATGGGGATGATGAGTCGTTTTAATGAACTTCCAAATTCAGATTCCAGTAGGAAAGACAGCAAGTTGTGCAGTGTGTTAACACAAGATTATTGTATGTTATTTAACAACAAGCATGAAAAAACAGAGAATGGTGTCATCCCAACATCAGATTCTGCCACACAGGATAATTcctttaataaaaatagtaaaacacaTTCTAACAGCAATACAACAGAGAACTGTGTGGTATCAGAAACTCCTTTGGTATTGCCCTATAATAATTCTAAAGTTACCGGTAAAGATTCAGATGTTCTTATCAGAGCCTCAGAACAACAGATAGGAAGTCTTGACTCTCCCAGTGGAATGTTAATGAATCCGGTAGAAGATGCCACAGGTGACCAAAATGGAATTTGTTTTCAAAGTGAGGAATCTAAAGCAAGAGCTTGTTCTGAAACTGAAGAGTCAAACACGTGTTGTTCAGATTGGCAGCGGCATTTCGATGTAGCCCTGGGAAGAATGGTTTATGTCAACAAAATGACTGGACTCAGCACATTCATTGCCCCAACTGAGGACATTCAGGCTGCTTGTACTAAAGACCTGACAACTGTGGCTGTGGATGTTGTACTTGAGAATG GGTCTCAGTACAGGTGTCAACCTTTTAGAAGCGACcttgttcttcctttccttccgAGAGCTCGAGCAGAGAGGACTGTGATGAGACAGGATAACAGAG ATACTGTGGATGATACTGTTAGTAGCGAATCGCTTCAGTCTTTGTTCTCAGAATGGGACAATCCAGTATTTGCCCGTTATCCAGAG GTTGCTGTTGATGTAAGCAGTGGCCAGGCTGAGAGCTTAGCAGTTAAAATTCACAACATCTTGTATCCCTATCGTTTCACCAAAGGAATGATTCATTCAATGCAG GTTCTCCAGCAAGTAGATAACAAGTTTATTGCCTGTTTGATGAGCACTAAGACTGAAGAGAATGGCGAGGCAG